Proteins co-encoded in one Populus trichocarpa isolate Nisqually-1 chromosome 10, P.trichocarpa_v4.1, whole genome shotgun sequence genomic window:
- the LOC7475554 gene encoding CDP-diacylglycerol--serine O-phosphatidyltransferase 1 isoform X2, with product MTAVFLGYCLLQAPSTVLIRPHPAIWRLVHGLAIVYLVALTFLLFQKRDDARQFMKFLHPDLGIELPERSYGADCRIYVPENPTSKFKNVLDTLFDEFVLAHIFGWWGKAILIRNQPLLWVLSIGFELMEFTFRHMLPNFNECWWDSIILDILICNWFGIWAGMHTVGYFDGKTYEWVGISRQPNIMSKVKRTLEQFTPAQWDKDEWHPLLGPWRFIQVLSLCIVFLTVELNTFFLKFCLWVPPRNPVIVYRLILWWLIAIPTTREYNSYLQDRKPVKKVGAFCWLSLAICIVELLICIKFGHGLYPKPMPAWLVIFWTSVGVSLVIFLIMWSWKSLGRKRR from the exons ATGACTGCagtttttcttggttattgcTTGCTACAGGCCCCTTCAAC GGTTCTAATAAGGCCACATCCAGCAATTTGGCGCTTAGTTCATGGATTGGCCATTGTTTATCTTGTTGCCCTCACATTTCTGCTTTTTCAG AAGCGTGATGATGCGCGGCAATTTATGAAGTTTCTCCATCCTGACCTTGGAATTG AACTACCTGAAAGATCATATGGTGCTGATTGTCGCATTTATGTGCCTGAAAATCCTACAAGCAAGTTTAAGAACGTTTTG gACACTCTTTTTGATGAATTTGTTCTAGCACATATCTTTGGATGGTGGGGCAAGGCTATATTAATCCGTAATCAGCCACTTCTATGGGTATTGTCAATTGGTTTTGAGCTGATGGAG TTTACCTTCCGCCACATGCTACCAAACTTCAATGAATGCTGGTGGGACAGTATCATTCTTGATATTTTGATATGCAATTGGTTTG GCATTTGGGCTGGAATGCATACAGTCGGGTATTTTGATGGAAAAACATACGAGTGGGTTGGTATAAGTCGCCAACCTAATATTATGAGCAAG GTCAAACGGACATTGGAACAATTTACACCTGCACAGTGGGACAAAGATGAATGGCATCCCTTGCTTGGTCCATGGCGATTTATCCAAGTTCTTAGTCTCTGTATTGTCTTCCTGACTGTAGAGCTCAACACATTCTTTTTGAAGTTTTGTCTATGGGTTCCTCCTCGGAACCCTGTAATAGTGTACAGGTTGATCTTGTGGTGGCTAATTGCCATACCTACAACACGTGAATACAATTCATATCTCCAAGACCG AAAGCCTGTGAAAAAGGTAGGCGCTTTTTGTTGGCTTTCCCTTGCTATTTGCATCGTGGAACTTCTCATTTGCATCAAGTTTGGACATG GTCTTTATCCCAAACCAATGCCTGCATGGTTGGTCATCTTCTGGACATCTGTTGGAGTTAGCCTTGTAATATTCCTGATTATGTGGTCATGGAAAAGTTTGGGAAGAAAGAGACGATGA
- the LOC7475554 gene encoding CDP-diacylglycerol--serine O-phosphatidyltransferase 1 isoform X1 — protein sequence MELNGQTRVRRKDHFAHTNGDLALPSVGDVDPWTAWAYKPRTISLLLIGACFLIWASGALDPESCTSGDVVTSVKRGIWAMTAVFLGYCLLQAPSTVLIRPHPAIWRLVHGLAIVYLVALTFLLFQKRDDARQFMKFLHPDLGIELPERSYGADCRIYVPENPTSKFKNVLDTLFDEFVLAHIFGWWGKAILIRNQPLLWVLSIGFELMEFTFRHMLPNFNECWWDSIILDILICNWFGIWAGMHTVGYFDGKTYEWVGISRQPNIMSKVKRTLEQFTPAQWDKDEWHPLLGPWRFIQVLSLCIVFLTVELNTFFLKFCLWVPPRNPVIVYRLILWWLIAIPTTREYNSYLQDRKPVKKVGAFCWLSLAICIVELLICIKFGHGLYPKPMPAWLVIFWTSVGVSLVIFLIMWSWKSLGRKRR from the exons ATGGAGCTGAATGGTCAAACAAGAGTGAGAAGAAAGGACCATTTTGCTCATACAAACGGTGATTTAGCATTACCAAGTGTTGGTGATGTAGATCCCTGGACTGCATGGGCATATAAGCCTCGAACTATTTCGTTGTTACTTATTGGTGCTTGCTTTCTAAT ATGGGCAAGTGGAGCCCTAGATCCAGAGAGCTGCACATCTGGTGATGTTGTTACATCTGTGAAAAG GGGTATATGGGCAATGACTGCagtttttcttggttattgcTTGCTACAGGCCCCTTCAAC GGTTCTAATAAGGCCACATCCAGCAATTTGGCGCTTAGTTCATGGATTGGCCATTGTTTATCTTGTTGCCCTCACATTTCTGCTTTTTCAG AAGCGTGATGATGCGCGGCAATTTATGAAGTTTCTCCATCCTGACCTTGGAATTG AACTACCTGAAAGATCATATGGTGCTGATTGTCGCATTTATGTGCCTGAAAATCCTACAAGCAAGTTTAAGAACGTTTTG gACACTCTTTTTGATGAATTTGTTCTAGCACATATCTTTGGATGGTGGGGCAAGGCTATATTAATCCGTAATCAGCCACTTCTATGGGTATTGTCAATTGGTTTTGAGCTGATGGAG TTTACCTTCCGCCACATGCTACCAAACTTCAATGAATGCTGGTGGGACAGTATCATTCTTGATATTTTGATATGCAATTGGTTTG GCATTTGGGCTGGAATGCATACAGTCGGGTATTTTGATGGAAAAACATACGAGTGGGTTGGTATAAGTCGCCAACCTAATATTATGAGCAAG GTCAAACGGACATTGGAACAATTTACACCTGCACAGTGGGACAAAGATGAATGGCATCCCTTGCTTGGTCCATGGCGATTTATCCAAGTTCTTAGTCTCTGTATTGTCTTCCTGACTGTAGAGCTCAACACATTCTTTTTGAAGTTTTGTCTATGGGTTCCTCCTCGGAACCCTGTAATAGTGTACAGGTTGATCTTGTGGTGGCTAATTGCCATACCTACAACACGTGAATACAATTCATATCTCCAAGACCG AAAGCCTGTGAAAAAGGTAGGCGCTTTTTGTTGGCTTTCCCTTGCTATTTGCATCGTGGAACTTCTCATTTGCATCAAGTTTGGACATG GTCTTTATCCCAAACCAATGCCTGCATGGTTGGTCATCTTCTGGACATCTGTTGGAGTTAGCCTTGTAATATTCCTGATTATGTGGTCATGGAAAAGTTTGGGAAGAAAGAGACGATGA
- the LOC7475553 gene encoding palmitoyl-acyl carrier protein thioesterase, chloroplastic, with product MATFSYTIPLPIRCSTTGNKQDPKKQNLNKIKITGTPTRSVKVDTLSQTAGVAKTSVASVENGHISKEQIRQNIPTKKQFVDYHRQGLIVEGGVGYRQTVVIRSYEVGADKTATLESILNLLQETALNHVWMSGLLSNGFGATHGMMKNNLIWVVSRMQVLVDQYPIWGEIVEIDTWVGASGKNGMRRDWLIRSQATGHVFARATSTWVMMNEKTRRLSKMPEEVRTEISPWFIEKQAIHEDVPEKISKLDSNAKYVNSNLKPKRSDLDMNQHVNNVKYVRWMLETIPDQFLESHQLSGIILEYRRECGSSNIVQSLCEPDEDGILNSGLKQNNDMSPLNRFSLASEIMEGNGLLGSLDKVPLRYTHLLQTQGDTQNEEIVRGKTTWKKKQSNIELSNMPFSI from the exons CATCAGATGCTCTACCACCGGTAACAAACAAGATCCTAAAAAGCAAAAccttaacaaaatcaaaattactgGGACTCCTACCAGGTCCGTTAAGGTTGATACACTTAGCCAAACTGCCGGGGTGGCAAAAACCTCGGTTGCTTCAGTCGAAAATGGCCATATCTCCAAAGAGCAGATACGTCAAAACATACCAACAAAGAAGCAGTTTGTTGATTATCATCGCCAAGGCCTCATCGTCGAAGGTGGTGTTGGGTACAGACAGACTGTTGTTATTAGGTCCTATGAAGTTGGTGCTGATAAAACTGCTACGCTCGAGAGCATCCTTAATCTTCTTCAG GAAACAGCATTGAATCATGTATGGATGTCGGGACTTCTCAGCAATGGATTTGGTGCCACACATGGAATGATGAAGAACAATCTCATATGGGTTGTCTCAAGAATGCAAGTCCTGGTGGATCAATACCCAATCTG GGGAGAGATAGTGGAAATCGACACATGGGTTGGAGCATCAGGGAAGAATGGAATGCGGCGAGACTGGCTCATACGAAGCCAAGCAACAGGCCATGTCTTTGCACGTGCAACAAG TACTTGGGTGATGATGAACGAAAAGACAAGGCGCCTCTCAAAGATGCCAGAGGAGGTCAGGACTGAAATTTCACCGTGGTTTATAGAGAAACAAGCTATCCATGAAGATGTCCCGGAGAAAATCTCGAAGTTGGACAGCAACGCAAAATATGTGAACTCAAACTTGAAG CCCAAGAGGAGTGATTTGGATATGAACCAACATGTCAACAATGTGAAGTACGTTAGATGGATGTTGGAG ACTATTCCTGACCAGTTTTTGGAGTCTCATCAACTTTCCGGCATCATCTTAGAGTACAGAAGGGAGTGTGGGAGTTCAAATATAGTTCAATCACTCTGCGAACCCGACGAGGATGGAATCCTTAATAGTGGTTTGAAACAAAACAACGACATGAGCCCGCTCAATAGGTTTTCTTTGGCCTCAGAAATCATGGAAGGCAATGGACTCCTAGGATCCTTGGATAAGGTCCCTCTAAGATACACACATCTCCTTCAAACCCAAGGCGATACTCAAAACGAAGAGATCGTAAGAGGAAAGACCACATGGAAGAAAAAGCAATCTAATATTGAGCTGTCTAATATGCCATTTTCCATTTAA